In a single window of the Magnolia sinica isolate HGM2019 chromosome 7, MsV1, whole genome shotgun sequence genome:
- the LOC131251951 gene encoding uncharacterized protein LOC131251951, whose protein sequence is MKSNQDTIDFEFGTSQRFEEQLHRQKQHQKRDQHQVKDVPTMAYADELFRNGKVLPLKPPPRLQFVNSSSASISSTISSTKLSGMAQCVPFSGRNFKPNEFDPFKVALEYVTKEEIEKDPQTTYRRTQSHTTSRTYYLDDELTRGVHCQNKEVGPLSCTKGPTRPERSASARSVLPTRLDPVPRLATDIDGPSAKVTKRWRSFPEGSKRERIKNFLFRSASQGRVQSKDKLRDHTDPLRKKEDAKSPVLEPFHETKCKEKMAKEKKKTAAPYKPGLFVCMGYNSKEEFGSPS, encoded by the coding sequence ATGAAAAGTAATCAGGATACTATTGATTTTGAATTTGGAACCTCTCAAAGGTTCGAAGAACAACTACATCGACAAAAGCAACACCAGAAGCGAGACCAACATCAAGTAAAAGATGTTCCAACCATGGCTTACGCCGATGAGCTTTTTAGAAATGGTAAAGTCCTTCCTTTAAAACCTCCACCCCGCCTTCAATTTGTTAATAGTTCGAGCGCGAGTATTTCTTCCACCATTTCTTCCACCAAGTTGTCAGGCATGGCACAATGTGTGCCCTTTTCGGGACGCAATTTCAAGCCCAATGAATTTGATCCTTTCAAGGTGGCTCTAGAATATGTTACGAAAGAGGAGATAGAAAAGGACCCACAAACTACTTATCGAAGGACACAATCGCATACCACATCGAGGACCTATTATTTAGACGACGAGCTCACTAGAGGGGTCCATTGCCAAAATAAAGAGGTGGGTCCCTTATCTTGTACTAAAGGGCCCACTAGGCCCGAGAGGTCCGCTTCTGCGAGGTCCGTCTTGCCCACGAGATTGGACCCGGTTCCTAGGCTTGCGACGGACATAGATGGGCCGTCGGCCAAGGTTACTAAACGGTGGCGATCGTTTCCAGAGGGCTCCAAGAGGGAAAGGATCAAGAATTTCTTATTTAGAAGTGCATCGCAAGGCCGGGTTCAATCGAAAGACAAGTTAAGAGATCATACTGATCCCTTGAGAAAGAAAGAGGATGCTAAGAGTCCTGTTTTGGAGCCTTTCCATGAGACTAAATGCAAAGAAAAGATggcaaaggagaagaagaaaaccgCGGCGCCATACAAACCGGGCCTTTTTGTTTGCATGGGATACAATTCCAAAGAGGAATTTGGGTCTCCCTCCTAA